In Tepidimonas taiwanensis, the following are encoded in one genomic region:
- the secB gene encoding protein-export chaperone SecB, which yields MSDDQTPVFSIQRVYLKEASLEQPNSPAIFLEQQQPSVDVQLGVEAQPLADGVFEVAVSATVHTKIGERTVFLVECKQGGIFEIRNLPQEQMGPILGIACPQIVYPYLRGNVADLINRAGFPPVHLAEINFQAMYEQQQAQQGNGSAMA from the coding sequence ATGTCCGACGATCAAACCCCGGTTTTTTCCATCCAGCGCGTGTACCTCAAGGAGGCGTCGCTGGAGCAGCCCAATTCGCCCGCCATCTTCCTCGAGCAACAGCAGCCCAGCGTCGACGTGCAGCTTGGCGTCGAGGCGCAGCCCCTCGCCGATGGAGTCTTCGAAGTGGCGGTGTCGGCCACCGTGCACACCAAAATCGGTGAGCGCACGGTGTTCCTGGTCGAGTGCAAGCAGGGCGGCATCTTCGAGATCCGCAACCTGCCGCAGGAGCAGATGGGGCCGATCCTCGGCATTGCCTGCCCGCAAATCGTCTATCCCTACCTGCGCGGTAACGTCGCTGACCTGATCAACCGCGCCGGCTTTCCGCCCGTGCACCTGGCCGAGATCAACTTCCAGGCCATGTACGAGCAGCAGCAGGCGCAGCAGGGCAACGGCAGCGCGATGGCCTGA
- the grxC gene encoding glutaredoxin 3, with amino-acid sequence MAQVTIYSSDYCPYCQRAKALLRARGVTAWDEINVDGRPEVRAEMAQRVGRTSVPQIFINGQHVGGCDDLHALDARGGLVPLLQAG; translated from the coding sequence ATGGCCCAGGTGACGATTTACAGCAGCGACTACTGCCCCTACTGCCAACGCGCGAAGGCGCTGCTGCGCGCGCGTGGCGTGACCGCGTGGGACGAGATCAACGTCGACGGCCGCCCGGAAGTGCGCGCCGAGATGGCCCAGCGCGTCGGGCGCACCAGCGTGCCGCAGATTTTCATCAACGGCCAGCACGTCGGCGGCTGCGATGACCTGCACGCGCTAGACGCGCGCGGCGGCCTCGTGCCGCTGCTGCAGGCGGGCTGA
- a CDS encoding rhodanese-like domain-containing protein: MDFLLQNWMLVAVAVGSAAMLMWPAFSGGAGAGVSPTEAVQLINRDKAAVIDVCTPQEFAQGHVTGARNIPLDALEQQLPQAVKNKATPLVFVCASGVRSRRAVAIAKKLGYERAVSLAGGMAAWRSASLPVQKA; the protein is encoded by the coding sequence GTGGATTTTTTGCTTCAGAACTGGATGTTGGTCGCCGTCGCCGTCGGGTCGGCGGCGATGCTGATGTGGCCGGCCTTCTCCGGTGGCGCCGGGGCGGGCGTCTCGCCGACCGAGGCGGTACAGCTCATCAACCGCGACAAAGCGGCGGTGATCGACGTCTGCACGCCGCAGGAGTTCGCGCAGGGGCACGTCACCGGTGCGCGCAACATCCCGCTCGACGCGCTGGAGCAGCAGCTGCCGCAGGCGGTCAAGAACAAGGCCACCCCGCTCGTGTTCGTGTGCGCGTCGGGTGTGCGGTCGCGGCGCGCGGTGGCGATCGCCAAGAAGCTCGGCTACGAGCGGGCGGTGTCGCTCGCCGGCGGCATGGCCGCGTGGCGCAGCGCCAGCCTGCCGGTACAGAAGGCCTGA
- the gpmA gene encoding 2,3-diphosphoglycerate-dependent phosphoglycerate mutase, which translates to MHKLVLIRHGESIWNLENRFTGWTDVELTPTGVSQAMAAGRLLKAEGWEFDLCITSVLKRAIHTLHYALDEMDRIWLPVIKDWRLNERHYGALQGLNKADMARQYGEEQVLIWRRSYDVPPPALDPADPRGQRGDPRYAALAPEQIPLTECLKDTVARVLPCWNDTIVPAMRRGQRVLISAHGNSIRALIKHLDGISDADIVGLNIPNGIPLVYEFDDELRPLRRYYLGDAAAAEAAAAAVARQGKA; encoded by the coding sequence ATGCACAAGCTCGTCCTCATCCGCCACGGCGAATCGATCTGGAACCTGGAAAACCGCTTCACCGGCTGGACCGATGTCGAGCTGACGCCGACCGGGGTGTCGCAGGCGATGGCGGCCGGGCGGCTGCTCAAGGCGGAGGGGTGGGAGTTTGACCTGTGCATCACCAGCGTGCTCAAGCGCGCGATCCACACGCTGCACTACGCGCTGGACGAGATGGACCGCATCTGGCTACCGGTCATCAAGGACTGGCGCCTCAACGAGCGCCATTACGGCGCGCTGCAGGGCCTCAACAAGGCCGACATGGCGCGGCAGTACGGCGAGGAGCAGGTGCTGATCTGGCGCCGCAGCTACGACGTGCCGCCGCCCGCACTCGACCCGGCCGACCCGCGCGGGCAGCGCGGTGACCCGCGCTACGCCGCGCTGGCGCCGGAGCAGATTCCGCTGACCGAGTGCCTGAAGGACACGGTGGCGCGCGTGCTGCCGTGCTGGAACGACACCATCGTGCCCGCGATGCGCCGCGGCCAGCGCGTGCTGATCTCCGCGCACGGCAACTCGATCCGCGCGCTCATCAAGCACCTCGACGGCATCTCGGACGCCGACATCGTGGGCCTGAACATCCCGAACGGTATCCCGCTCGTGTACGAGTTCGACGACGAGCTGCGCCCGCTGCGGCGCTACTACCTGGGCGACGCGGCGGCGGCCGAAGCGGCGGCGGCCGCGGTCGCGCGTCAGGGCAAGGCCTGA
- a CDS encoding S41 family peptidase, translating to MGHKLKIAGWVALGALAGALTTVQLQATARAALAPLPLEELQQLAAVFGMIKSDYVEPVDEKKLITDAIAGMVSALDPHSQYFDKKSFKEFREGTSGRFVGVGIEITMEDGLVKVVSPIEDSPAFRAGLKAGDLITKIDDTPVKGLTINEAVKRMRGEPNTKVTLTVFRRDENRTFPVTITRQEIKTVSVRAKVVEPGYAWVRVSQFQERTLEDFARKVEEIVRTEPNLKGLVLDLRNDPGGLLDAAVGLSAAFLPDGAVVVTTNGQLEESKATYRAQPRDYWRRAGADPIARLTEQTQGLLKRIPVVVLVNEGSASASEIVAGALQDHKRATLMGSQTFGKGSVQTVRPLGPDTALKLTTARYYTPSGRSIQAKGIVPDVWVDETPEGNLFAALRTREADLEKHLAGRDEAPMSEAEREAQRQREREREAARQRLEEEQRKNPGARLLPEFGSDKDFQLQQALNQLKGLPVVASKTATERPAAKPDSGS from the coding sequence ATGGGGCACAAACTCAAGATCGCCGGCTGGGTGGCCCTGGGGGCGCTGGCCGGCGCACTGACGACCGTACAACTGCAGGCGACCGCCCGCGCGGCGCTGGCGCCGCTGCCGCTGGAGGAGCTGCAGCAGCTCGCCGCGGTGTTCGGCATGATCAAGAGCGATTATGTCGAGCCGGTCGACGAGAAAAAGCTCATCACGGACGCGATCGCGGGTATGGTGTCCGCGCTCGACCCGCACTCGCAGTATTTCGACAAGAAGAGCTTCAAGGAATTCCGCGAGGGCACCTCGGGGCGCTTCGTGGGCGTCGGCATCGAGATCACGATGGAAGACGGCCTGGTCAAGGTCGTCTCGCCGATCGAGGACTCCCCCGCGTTTCGCGCCGGGCTCAAGGCCGGCGACCTCATCACCAAGATCGACGACACACCGGTCAAGGGCTTGACGATCAACGAGGCCGTCAAGCGCATGCGCGGCGAGCCCAACACGAAGGTGACGCTGACGGTCTTTCGCCGCGACGAGAACCGCACCTTCCCCGTCACCATCACCCGACAGGAAATCAAGACGGTGAGCGTGCGCGCCAAGGTCGTCGAGCCCGGCTACGCGTGGGTGCGCGTGTCGCAGTTCCAGGAGCGCACGCTCGAGGACTTTGCGCGCAAGGTCGAGGAAATCGTGCGCACCGAACCGAACCTGAAGGGGCTGGTGCTCGACCTGCGCAACGACCCCGGCGGGCTGCTCGATGCCGCCGTGGGGCTGTCGGCCGCGTTCCTGCCGGACGGCGCGGTCGTGGTCACGACCAACGGGCAGCTCGAGGAAAGCAAGGCCACCTACCGCGCCCAGCCGCGTGACTACTGGCGCCGCGCCGGCGCGGACCCGATCGCGCGCCTGACCGAACAGACGCAGGGCCTGCTCAAGCGCATCCCGGTGGTGGTGCTGGTCAACGAAGGGTCGGCTTCCGCCAGTGAAATCGTCGCCGGCGCGCTGCAGGACCACAAGCGCGCGACGCTCATGGGCAGCCAGACGTTCGGCAAGGGGTCGGTGCAGACGGTGCGACCGCTCGGGCCGGACACGGCGCTCAAGCTCACCACCGCGCGCTACTACACCCCGAGCGGGCGCTCGATCCAGGCCAAGGGCATCGTGCCCGACGTGTGGGTGGACGAGACGCCGGAGGGCAACCTGTTTGCCGCGCTGCGCACGCGCGAGGCCGACCTGGAGAAACACCTGGCCGGCCGCGACGAGGCGCCGATGAGCGAGGCCGAGCGCGAAGCCCAGCGCCAGCGCGAGCGCGAGCGCGAGGCCGCCCGCCAGCGGCTGGAGGAAGAACAGCGCAAGAACCCCGGCGCGCGGCTGCTGCCGGAGTTCGGCTCGGACAAGGACTTCCAGCTCCAGCAGGCGCTCAACCAGCTCAAGGGCCTGCCCGTGGTGGCCAGCAAGACGGCGACCGAGCGCCCGGCGGCCAAGCCCGACAGCGGCTCTTGA
- a CDS encoding HesA/MoeB/ThiF family protein yields the protein MTDEQLLRYSRHILLDEIGIEGQERLLAAHAVIVGAGGLGSPVALYLASAGVGRITLIDHDTVDATNLQRQIAHDLARVGLPKAQSAQVAMHAINPEVRITPLVQRADDALLDAVLPGADVVLDCTDNFRTRHLINRASVRHRVPLVSGAAIRFDGQLSVYDPRDARSPCYACLFPETEGLEETRCATMGVFAPLVGIVGTIQAAEALKVIVGLGSRLVGRLLMLDGRGMAFSEVQLARHPDCPVCGHRPLSA from the coding sequence ATGACCGACGAGCAACTGCTGCGCTACTCGCGCCACATCCTGCTCGACGAGATCGGCATCGAGGGCCAGGAGCGGCTGCTCGCCGCGCACGCGGTCATCGTCGGTGCAGGCGGCCTCGGCTCCCCGGTGGCGCTGTATCTGGCCAGTGCCGGCGTCGGGCGCATCACGCTGATCGACCACGACACGGTGGACGCCACCAACCTGCAGCGGCAGATCGCGCACGACCTCGCGCGCGTCGGCCTGCCGAAGGCGCAGTCGGCGCAGGTGGCCATGCACGCCATCAACCCGGAGGTGCGCATCACGCCGCTCGTGCAACGCGCGGACGACGCGCTGCTCGACGCCGTGCTGCCCGGCGCCGACGTCGTCCTGGACTGCACCGACAACTTCCGCACCCGGCACCTGATCAACCGGGCCAGCGTGCGCCACCGTGTGCCGCTCGTGTCCGGCGCGGCGATCCGCTTCGATGGGCAGCTGTCGGTGTACGACCCGCGCGACGCACGCTCGCCCTGCTACGCATGTCTGTTCCCCGAGACCGAGGGGCTGGAGGAGACGCGCTGCGCGACGATGGGCGTGTTCGCGCCGCTGGTGGGAATCGTCGGCACGATTCAGGCGGCCGAGGCGCTCAAGGTCATCGTGGGACTCGGCTCGCGGCTGGTGGGTCGGCTGCTGATGCTGGACGGACGCGGCATGGCGTTCTCCGAGGTGCAGCTCGCCCGCCACCCGGACTGTCCGGTGTGCGGGCACCGGCCGCTATCCGCTTGA
- a CDS encoding BLUF domain-containing protein, with protein MLVRLLYVSRAVDPDTSHAIESILAAARRNNLHNGITGILCYGGGIFLQAIEGGRGAVNRLYKQIIEDPRHKDVELLLYEEISERRFGGWTMGQVNLTKLNTSIVLKYSERPEFDPYSVSGKVSLALLEELMATASIIGRV; from the coding sequence ATGCTGGTGCGACTGCTCTATGTCAGCCGGGCGGTGGACCCGGATACCTCGCACGCGATCGAGTCGATTTTGGCTGCCGCGCGACGTAATAACCTGCACAACGGCATCACCGGCATCCTGTGCTACGGCGGTGGGATCTTCCTGCAGGCGATCGAGGGCGGGCGTGGGGCGGTCAACCGCCTCTACAAGCAGATCATCGAAGACCCCCGCCACAAAGACGTGGAGCTGTTGCTGTACGAGGAAATCTCGGAGCGGCGCTTTGGTGGCTGGACGATGGGGCAGGTCAACCTGACCAAGCTCAACACGTCGATCGTGCTCAAATATTCCGAGCGACCGGAGTTCGACCCCTACAGCGTCTCGGGCAAGGTGTCGCTGGCGCTGCTGGAGGAGCTGATGGCGACCGCCAGCATCATCGGGCGCGTGTGA
- the folE gene encoding GTP cyclohydrolase I, translating to MKAPETMTDDTRPDEEGVPVSVRIRERIRAARKRFHANDNIAEFIRPGELEQLLDEVTEKMQAVLDAMVIDTANDHNTEDTARRVAKMYLKEVFAGRYVPAPTITEFPNAEHLNELMIVGPITVRSACSHHFCPVIGKVWIGVMPNEHTNVIGLSKYARLAEWVMGRPQIQEEAVVQLADLIQEKTQPDGLAIVMEATHYCMAWRGVKDMNSRMINSVMRGVFLKDANLRREFLSLIPREG from the coding sequence ATGAAAGCCCCCGAGACCATGACCGACGACACCCGACCCGACGAGGAGGGCGTGCCCGTTTCCGTGCGCATCCGCGAGCGCATCCGGGCGGCGCGCAAGCGTTTCCACGCCAACGACAACATCGCCGAGTTCATCCGTCCGGGCGAGCTGGAGCAGCTGCTCGACGAGGTGACCGAGAAGATGCAGGCCGTGCTCGATGCAATGGTCATCGACACCGCGAATGACCACAACACCGAGGACACCGCGCGGCGGGTGGCGAAGATGTACCTCAAGGAGGTGTTCGCAGGCCGTTACGTGCCGGCACCGACGATCACCGAGTTCCCGAATGCGGAGCATCTCAACGAGCTGATGATCGTGGGACCGATCACGGTGCGCAGTGCGTGCAGCCACCATTTCTGCCCGGTGATCGGCAAGGTGTGGATCGGCGTCATGCCCAACGAGCACACCAACGTGATCGGACTGAGCAAATACGCGCGGCTGGCCGAGTGGGTGATGGGCCGGCCGCAGATTCAGGAGGAGGCGGTGGTGCAGCTCGCCGACCTGATCCAGGAAAAAACGCAGCCCGACGGGCTGGCGATCGTGATGGAGGCGACCCACTACTGCATGGCGTGGCGCGGCGTGAAGGACATGAACAGCCGCATGATCAACTCGGTGATGCGCGGCGTGTTCCTGAAGGACGCGAACCTGCGGCGGGAGTTTTTGTCGCTGATCCCGCGGGAGGGCTGA
- a CDS encoding AAA-like domain-containing protein, with amino-acid sequence MKTFNTAGPSIPGDHYMLDPLARIDLTEIEALIDAKRYFVLHAPRQTGKTTALLALMHHLNAQGRYRCAYANIEGAQAARGDETQGIPAACSAIARSIEDYTGEAAVHRWYRETGVHIEPQDRLTALLRHWAQLDAKPAVLFLDEVDALVGDTLISLLRQIRAGYAQRPEAFPQTVVLCGVRDVRDYRIHSGGEIITGGSAFNIKAVSLRLSNFSRAECEQLWQQHEAETGQTFDPAIYPELWADTEGQPWLVNALGHELTWNMRELRDRSRPITLTHYWQARENLIQSRATHLDQLTDKLREPRVHRVMSALLASEEPVTLADISPDDKQYVEDLGLIVTRPQIRIANRIYREVIPRELTWVAQSYITHEQPWYLRADRRLDIPKLLTAFQQFFREHSEAWIEGFDYKEAGPQLLMQAFLQRIVNGGGRIQREYGLGRRRTDLLIEWPLDEQQGFFGPVQRVVIELKLYRKGSLDTLIAEGLTQTADYADKAGADEAHLVIFDRRPGIAWEDKIWQRSEAVRSAVDGGSGDGARTIRGDTGPRTIGVWGC; translated from the coding sequence ATGAAAACCTTCAACACCGCCGGCCCCTCGATTCCGGGCGACCACTACATGCTCGATCCGCTGGCGCGCATCGATCTAACCGAGATCGAAGCGCTGATCGACGCCAAGCGCTACTTCGTCCTGCACGCCCCGCGCCAGACTGGCAAGACCACGGCGCTGCTGGCGCTGATGCACCATCTCAACGCCCAGGGGCGCTACCGCTGCGCCTACGCCAACATCGAAGGCGCGCAGGCCGCCCGCGGCGACGAGACGCAAGGCATCCCAGCCGCGTGCAGCGCGATCGCCCGCTCGATCGAGGATTACACCGGCGAAGCCGCCGTGCACCGCTGGTATCGTGAAACGGGCGTGCACATCGAGCCGCAGGACCGGCTCACCGCCCTGCTGCGCCACTGGGCGCAGCTGGACGCCAAGCCCGCCGTGCTCTTCCTCGACGAAGTCGACGCGCTGGTGGGTGACACGCTCATTTCGCTGCTGCGCCAAATCCGCGCCGGCTACGCCCAGCGGCCCGAGGCCTTTCCGCAAACCGTCGTGCTGTGCGGCGTGCGCGACGTGCGCGACTACCGCATCCACTCCGGCGGCGAGATCATCACCGGCGGCTCAGCCTTCAACATCAAGGCGGTGTCGCTGCGGTTGAGCAACTTCTCGCGCGCCGAGTGCGAGCAGCTTTGGCAGCAGCACGAGGCCGAAACCGGACAAACCTTCGATCCCGCCATCTACCCGGAACTCTGGGCCGACACCGAGGGGCAGCCGTGGCTGGTGAATGCCTTGGGGCATGAACTGACCTGGAATATGCGGGAACTCAGGGACCGCAGCCGCCCGATCACCCTCACCCACTACTGGCAGGCGCGCGAGAACCTGATCCAGTCACGCGCCACGCACCTGGACCAGCTCACCGACAAGCTGCGAGAGCCACGGGTGCACCGGGTCATGAGCGCGCTGCTGGCCTCGGAAGAGCCGGTGACGCTGGCCGACATCAGCCCCGACGACAAGCAGTACGTGGAGGATCTGGGGCTCATCGTCACGCGGCCGCAGATCCGCATCGCCAATCGCATTTACCGCGAGGTGATCCCGCGCGAGCTCACCTGGGTGGCACAGTCCTACATCACGCACGAACAACCGTGGTACCTGCGCGCCGACCGGCGCTTGGATATCCCGAAGCTGCTCACTGCGTTTCAGCAGTTTTTCCGCGAGCACTCGGAGGCGTGGATCGAGGGGTTTGACTACAAGGAGGCCGGCCCGCAGTTGCTGATGCAAGCCTTTCTGCAAAGAATCGTCAACGGCGGCGGGCGCATCCAGCGCGAGTACGGCCTGGGCCGGCGCCGCACGGACCTGCTGATCGAGTGGCCGCTGGATGAGCAGCAGGGCTTTTTCGGCCCGGTGCAGCGGGTGGTGATCGAACTGAAGCTCTACCGCAAGGGCAGCCTCGACACCCTCATCGCCGAGGGGCTCACCCAGACCGCCGACTACGCCGACAAAGCGGGGGCGGACGAGGCGCACTTGGTCATCTTCGACCGTCGGCCCGGCATCGCGTGGGAAGACAAAATCTGGCAGCGCAGCGAGGCGGTGCGCAGCGCCGTCGATGGTGGCAGCGGTGACGGCGCGCGCACGATCCGTGGCGATACCGGGCCGCGTACGATCGGGGTGTGGGGGTGTTGA
- the clsB gene encoding cardiolipin synthase ClsB, whose translation MNTGLRPGHRLRLLEGGRELFPAMVAAIDRARRLVHVETYIFVFANAALAVAEALERAARRGVEVRLVVDAVGTPEVPAEWQRRFAEAGVRWRIYAPLGWLGLLIPSRWRRLHRKLCVVDGVVGFCGGINLIDDRDDVVLGRLAEPRLDYAVEVSGPLVAEMLATMERLWWRLQAVGRVRERDFRAAWLAVRAGQRGRRRWRARSPSYESGAGGTAGAVVHGAAAAVLWRDNVRHRYDIEQAYLRAIAAAQREVFIANAYFIPGRRLRHALADAVARGVRVRLLVQGKYERFLQYHAPRPVHAWLLKRGVEIREYAPSSLHAKVAVVDEDWATVGSTNLDPISLLLAREANIVTTDRRFARHVRDRLVHWLGTAGAALEVATLQRRPWHERARDWVAFAVMRVVLFLTGHRY comes from the coding sequence GTGAACACGGGCTTGCGTCCCGGCCACCGGCTGCGCCTGCTGGAGGGCGGGCGCGAGCTGTTCCCGGCGATGGTGGCGGCGATCGACCGCGCGCGCCGCCTCGTGCACGTGGAGACGTATATCTTCGTCTTCGCGAACGCGGCGCTGGCGGTGGCCGAGGCGCTGGAGCGCGCCGCACGGCGCGGCGTGGAGGTGCGGCTGGTGGTGGACGCGGTGGGGACGCCCGAGGTGCCCGCCGAATGGCAGCGCCGCTTCGCCGAGGCGGGGGTGCGGTGGCGCATCTACGCGCCGCTGGGCTGGCTGGGGTTGTTGATCCCGAGCCGCTGGCGGCGCCTGCACCGCAAGCTGTGTGTCGTCGATGGCGTGGTGGGGTTTTGCGGCGGGATCAACCTGATCGACGACCGGGACGACGTCGTGCTGGGCCGGCTGGCCGAGCCGCGACTCGACTACGCGGTGGAGGTCAGCGGCCCGCTGGTGGCCGAGATGCTGGCGACGATGGAGCGGCTGTGGTGGCGGCTGCAGGCCGTGGGGCGGGTGCGGGAGCGCGACTTTCGCGCCGCGTGGCTGGCGGTGCGCGCCGGACAACGCGGTCGCCGGCGCTGGCGCGCGCGGTCCCCGTCATACGAGTCGGGGGCGGGTGGCACAGCAGGCGCGGTCGTCCACGGCGCGGCGGCGGCCGTTCTGTGGCGTGACAACGTGCGTCACCGCTACGATATCGAGCAGGCTTACTTGCGCGCGATCGCCGCCGCGCAGCGGGAGGTGTTCATCGCCAACGCGTACTTCATCCCCGGGCGGCGGCTGCGCCACGCGCTCGCGGACGCGGTGGCGCGCGGCGTGCGCGTGCGGCTGCTGGTGCAGGGCAAGTACGAGCGTTTTTTGCAGTACCACGCGCCGCGCCCCGTGCACGCGTGGCTGCTCAAGCGGGGGGTGGAGATCCGCGAGTACGCGCCCAGCTCGCTGCACGCGAAGGTGGCGGTGGTGGACGAGGACTGGGCCACGGTGGGCTCGACCAACCTGGATCCGATCAGCCTGTTGCTCGCGCGCGAGGCCAACATCGTCACCACCGACCGGCGCTTCGCCCGTCACGTACGCGATCGGCTGGTCCACTGGCTCGGCACCGCGGGTGCGGCGCTGGAAGTGGCGACACTGCAACGCCGCCCTTGGCACGAGCGGGCGCGCGACTGGGTCGCGTTCGCCGTGATGCGCGTGGTGTTGTTTCTCACCGGGCACCGCTATTGA
- a CDS encoding endonuclease/exonuclease/phosphatase family protein, whose protein sequence is MTTVRVATYNIHKGVQGVGPLKRLEIHNLAHAVAALGADIVCLQEVRAFHRRLQRRFAHWPSADQARFLAPDGYEAVYCTNAVTRHGEHGNAVLSRFAVLAHTHQDVSDHGFEQRGLLHVVLALPSGSGLVDDASSRTLHVIVVHLGLIHASRERQVRALGRFIAQAVPAGAPLVVAGDFNDWGERLHEPMAALGLHTARGARVPTYPARWPLLPLDRVYARGAEVRALQVPHGRGWARWSDHLPLVAEVALP, encoded by the coding sequence ATGACGACGGTGCGCGTGGCGACCTACAACATCCACAAGGGCGTGCAGGGGGTGGGGCCGCTGAAGCGGCTGGAAATCCACAACCTGGCGCATGCCGTGGCGGCGCTCGGGGCCGACATCGTATGCCTGCAGGAGGTGCGCGCGTTTCACCGCCGGCTGCAGCGGCGCTTTGCGCACTGGCCGTCGGCGGATCAGGCGCGGTTTCTGGCGCCGGACGGCTACGAGGCCGTCTATTGCACCAACGCCGTGACGCGCCACGGTGAGCACGGCAACGCGGTGTTGAGCCGCTTTGCCGTGCTGGCGCACACGCATCAGGACGTGTCGGACCACGGGTTCGAGCAGCGCGGCCTGCTGCACGTGGTGCTGGCGCTTCCGTCGGGGAGTGGGTTGGTGGATGACGCCTCATCGCGGACGCTGCACGTGATCGTCGTGCACCTCGGGCTGATCCATGCCAGCCGCGAGCGGCAGGTGCGGGCGCTGGGGCGGTTCATCGCCCAGGCGGTGCCGGCGGGGGCGCCGCTCGTGGTGGCGGGTGATTTCAACGACTGGGGGGAGCGCCTGCACGAGCCGATGGCGGCGCTCGGTTTGCACACGGCGCGCGGCGCGCGGGTGCCGACCTACCCGGCGCGCTGGCCGCTGTTGCCGCTGGATCGCGTGTACGCGCGCGGGGCCGAGGTGCGGGCGCTGCAGGTGCCGCACGGCCGGGGGTGGGCGCGCTGGTCGGATCATCTGCCGCTGGTGGCGGAGGTGGCGTTGCCGTGA
- a CDS encoding antitoxin: protein METAKLFTTGRSQAVRLPKPYRFHGREVGIRRVGAGILLFPVDDPWSVLEQALDLFEPGFELKRDQPPPQARPEIAA, encoded by the coding sequence ATGGAAACCGCCAAGCTCTTCACCACGGGCCGCAGCCAAGCTGTCCGCCTGCCCAAACCCTACCGGTTCCATGGCCGTGAAGTGGGCATACGCCGCGTGGGGGCCGGGATTCTGCTTTTTCCGGTCGACGACCCGTGGAGCGTGCTGGAACAGGCGCTCGACCTGTTCGAACCCGGGTTCGAGCTGAAGCGCGATCAACCCCCGCCACAAGCCCGGCCCGAGATTGCCGCATGA
- the vapC gene encoding type II toxin-antitoxin system tRNA(fMet)-specific endonuclease VapC yields the protein MILLDTNICIYLINRKPPAVLQRFRAYRAGEIGLSSIVAAELAYGVAKSGSARNQQALELFLAPLEIHPFDTQAIWVYGRLRATLEQQGTPIGAMDTLIAAHALALDATLVTHNTREFARVPGLRLEDWALAS from the coding sequence ATGATCCTGCTCGACACCAACATTTGCATTTACCTCATCAACCGCAAACCGCCCGCGGTGCTGCAGCGCTTCCGCGCCTACCGCGCCGGGGAGATCGGGCTGTCCTCCATCGTCGCCGCCGAGCTGGCCTACGGTGTCGCCAAAAGTGGATCGGCGCGCAACCAACAGGCGCTGGAACTGTTTCTCGCCCCGCTGGAGATCCACCCGTTCGACACACAGGCCATCTGGGTGTACGGCCGTTTGCGCGCCACGCTCGAGCAACAGGGCACCCCGATCGGCGCGATGGACACCCTGATCGCCGCGCATGCCCTCGCGCTAGACGCCACCCTCGTCACCCACAACACGCGGGAGTTTGCCCGGGTCCCGGGCCTGCGGCTGGAGGATTGGGCGCTGGCCTCGTGA
- the nudB gene encoding dihydroneopterin triphosphate diphosphatase — MRGARPLKIPQSVLVVIHTPAWQVLLLERADAPGFWQSVTGAKDSPDEPWAVTAAREVSEETGIDAHAPGCVLTDWGLENVYEIYPRWRHRYAPGVTRNTERVFGLCVPEDTPVRLSPREHTAYAWLPWREAAERCFSPSNAEAILWLPRFAVTRPAPNPPAAGPGPGQTPACCG, encoded by the coding sequence TTGCGCGGAGCTCGGCCTCTCAAAATTCCGCAATCGGTGCTGGTGGTGATCCACACACCGGCGTGGCAGGTGCTGCTGCTGGAGCGTGCGGACGCGCCGGGGTTTTGGCAGTCGGTCACCGGTGCCAAGGACAGCCCGGACGAACCCTGGGCCGTGACCGCCGCGCGCGAGGTGTCGGAGGAAACCGGCATCGACGCCCATGCACCGGGGTGCGTGCTGACGGACTGGGGGCTGGAAAATGTGTACGAGATCTACCCCCGCTGGCGGCACCGCTACGCGCCCGGGGTGACGCGCAACACCGAGCGGGTGTTCGGCCTGTGCGTGCCGGAGGACACGCCCGTGCGCCTGTCGCCGCGCGAGCACACGGCGTATGCGTGGCTGCCCTGGCGCGAGGCGGCCGAGCGGTGCTTTTCCCCCTCCAACGCCGAGGCCATCCTGTGGCTGCCGCGGTTCGCGGTCACGAGGCCAGCGCCCAATCCTCCAGCCGCAGGCCCGGGACCCGGGCAAACTCCCGCGTGTTGTGGGTGA